Proteins from one Strix aluco isolate bStrAlu1 chromosome 10, bStrAlu1.hap1, whole genome shotgun sequence genomic window:
- the EDA2R gene encoding tumor necrosis factor receptor superfamily member 27 isoform X2, which produces MGCQESDYMDEHEKHTPCRSCMPGQELSKDCGDGGGGDAQCVACPPRKFKDSWGHHSCKPCLSCALINRSQKSNCTATTNAVCGECLPGFYRKARINGQLDWECIPCTKQTPSSEPQCRSRTNLVKVAVPTVPPQDTALLALTSSALVIIVLVLLALSIIYCKRFWKSQCQRVFLRTQNFSGQRATFPAAAAPGRFLCEEQMSGPCCLGVKNLSPCYRQAEGPVEAVQFVSDGEAVGLQLPSLQPEMDLLPASAASKAQLGRSLLESQPLLRASGRGDRLARVLPPPDPRQGQLGSVEVLAPLSSCASEMQHKWPHAPVECTELDLQKFSTQAEFVGGERPEEAASRAAQRIPAESGNAGREGARHPPSTFPNPTTESGEQPVEDAQSLVTRVSSTAKGLPVAELPRSLVQSLAFLLDPSLNGVKNFSHVALELGVAPQLLGRISGFEQLVTHFTYSGDTVTVPLLAQALQRLQRFDALLLLCDHLALGQAQHRQR; this is translated from the exons ATGGGCTGCCAGGAAAGCGACTACATGGATGAGCACGAGAAACACACTCCCTGCAGAAGCTGCATGCCCGGGCAGGAGCTTTCCAAG GACTGCGGCGATGGCGGCGGGGGGGATGCGCAGTGCGTTGCCTGCCCCCCCAGGAAGTTCAAGGACAGCTGGGGGCACCACAGCTGCAAGCCCTGCCTCTCCTGTGCCCTCATCAACCGCAGCCAGAAGTCTAACTGCACGGCGACGACCAACGCGGTCTGCGGGGAGTGTCTGCCGGG GTTTTACCGCAAGGCGCGGATCAACGGGCAGCTGGACTGGGAGTGCATCCCCTGCACCAAGCAGACGCCCTCCTCCGAGCCGCAGT GTCGGTCCAGAACAAACCTGGTGAAGGTAGCCGTCCCCACAGTACCACCGCAGGACACGGCCCTTCTTGCCCTGACCAGCAGTGCCCTGGTCATCATCGTACTGGTGCTTCTGGCACTCTCCATCATCTACTGCAAGCGGTTTTGGAAGAGCCAGTGCCAGCGGG TCTTCCTGAGGACTCAGAACTTCTCGGGCCAGAGAGCGACGTTCCCGGCCGCGGCGGCGCCCGGCAGATTCCTGTGTGAGGAGCAGATGTCTGGTCCCTGCTGCCTGGGTGTGAAGAACCTGAGCCCCTGCTACAGGCAGGCAGAAG GCCCCGTGGAAGCAGTGCAGTTTGTTTCAGACGGGGAGGCCGTGGGTCTCCagctcccttctctccagccGGAGATGGACTTGCTGCCGGCCAGCGCTGCCTCCAAAGCCCAACTGGGCAGGAGCCTCCTGGAAAGCCAGCCCCTCCTCCGGGCCTCGGGCCGCGGCGACCGCCTGGCCAGGGTCCTGCCGCCCCCTGACCCCAGGCAGGGCCAGCTGGGCTCGGTGGAGGTCCTGGCCCCCCTCTCCTCCTGCGCCTCCGAGATGCAGCACAAGTGGCCGCACGCCCCGGTGGAGTGCACCGAGCTGGACCTCCAGAAGTTCTCCACCCAGGCAGAGTTCGTGGGCGGCGAGCGGCCAGAGGAGGCGGCGAGCCGGGCAGCGCAGAGGATCCCGGCGGAGAGCGGCAacgcggggcgggagggggcccgGCACCCGCCCTCCACCTTCCCGAATCCCACCACCGAGAGCGGGGAGCAGCCG GTGGAGGATGCCCAGAGCCTCGTGACTCGCGTCAGCAGCACAGCCAAGG GTCTCCCGGTAGCGGAGCTGCCCCGATCCTTGGTGCAGTCGCTCGCCTTCTTGTTGGACCCTTCCTTGAACGGCGTGAAGAACTTCAGCCACGTGGCGCTGGAGCTGGGGGTCGCGCCCCAGCTGCTGGGACGGATCTCAGGATTCGAGCAGCTCGTCACTCACTTCACCTACTCGGGAGACACCGTCACCGTCCCGCTCCTGGCCCAGGCTCTGCAGCGGCTCCAGCGCTTCGATGCTTTGCTCCTGCTCTGCGACCACTTGGCGCTCGGCCAGGCTCAGCACCGCCAGCGCTAG
- the EDA2R gene encoding tumor necrosis factor receptor superfamily member 27 isoform X1, producing MSPPAWLGPRAMLPGQNERGVTTEERLSERRVLGTATRKAPCPSLALMGCQESDYMDEHEKHTPCRSCMPGQELSKDCGDGGGGDAQCVACPPRKFKDSWGHHSCKPCLSCALINRSQKSNCTATTNAVCGECLPGFYRKARINGQLDWECIPCTKQTPSSEPQCRSRTNLVKVAVPTVPPQDTALLALTSSALVIIVLVLLALSIIYCKRFWKSQCQRVFLRTQNFSGQRATFPAAAAPGRFLCEEQMSGPCCLGVKNLSPCYRQAEGPVEAVQFVSDGEAVGLQLPSLQPEMDLLPASAASKAQLGRSLLESQPLLRASGRGDRLARVLPPPDPRQGQLGSVEVLAPLSSCASEMQHKWPHAPVECTELDLQKFSTQAEFVGGERPEEAASRAAQRIPAESGNAGREGARHPPSTFPNPTTESGEQPVEDAQSLVTRVSSTAKGLPVAELPRSLVQSLAFLLDPSLNGVKNFSHVALELGVAPQLLGRISGFEQLVTHFTYSGDTVTVPLLAQALQRLQRFDALLLLCDHLALGQAQHRQR from the exons ATGTCACCCCCAGCGTGGCTGGGACCGCGGGCGATGCTGCCCGGACAGAACGAGCGCGGGGTAACGACAGAGGAGCGACTGAGCGAGAGACGGGTGCTGGGCACCGCCACACGCAAG gccccctgcccctccctggcCCTGATGGGCTGCCAGGAAAGCGACTACATGGATGAGCACGAGAAACACACTCCCTGCAGAAGCTGCATGCCCGGGCAGGAGCTTTCCAAG GACTGCGGCGATGGCGGCGGGGGGGATGCGCAGTGCGTTGCCTGCCCCCCCAGGAAGTTCAAGGACAGCTGGGGGCACCACAGCTGCAAGCCCTGCCTCTCCTGTGCCCTCATCAACCGCAGCCAGAAGTCTAACTGCACGGCGACGACCAACGCGGTCTGCGGGGAGTGTCTGCCGGG GTTTTACCGCAAGGCGCGGATCAACGGGCAGCTGGACTGGGAGTGCATCCCCTGCACCAAGCAGACGCCCTCCTCCGAGCCGCAGT GTCGGTCCAGAACAAACCTGGTGAAGGTAGCCGTCCCCACAGTACCACCGCAGGACACGGCCCTTCTTGCCCTGACCAGCAGTGCCCTGGTCATCATCGTACTGGTGCTTCTGGCACTCTCCATCATCTACTGCAAGCGGTTTTGGAAGAGCCAGTGCCAGCGGG TCTTCCTGAGGACTCAGAACTTCTCGGGCCAGAGAGCGACGTTCCCGGCCGCGGCGGCGCCCGGCAGATTCCTGTGTGAGGAGCAGATGTCTGGTCCCTGCTGCCTGGGTGTGAAGAACCTGAGCCCCTGCTACAGGCAGGCAGAAG GCCCCGTGGAAGCAGTGCAGTTTGTTTCAGACGGGGAGGCCGTGGGTCTCCagctcccttctctccagccGGAGATGGACTTGCTGCCGGCCAGCGCTGCCTCCAAAGCCCAACTGGGCAGGAGCCTCCTGGAAAGCCAGCCCCTCCTCCGGGCCTCGGGCCGCGGCGACCGCCTGGCCAGGGTCCTGCCGCCCCCTGACCCCAGGCAGGGCCAGCTGGGCTCGGTGGAGGTCCTGGCCCCCCTCTCCTCCTGCGCCTCCGAGATGCAGCACAAGTGGCCGCACGCCCCGGTGGAGTGCACCGAGCTGGACCTCCAGAAGTTCTCCACCCAGGCAGAGTTCGTGGGCGGCGAGCGGCCAGAGGAGGCGGCGAGCCGGGCAGCGCAGAGGATCCCGGCGGAGAGCGGCAacgcggggcgggagggggcccgGCACCCGCCCTCCACCTTCCCGAATCCCACCACCGAGAGCGGGGAGCAGCCG GTGGAGGATGCCCAGAGCCTCGTGACTCGCGTCAGCAGCACAGCCAAGG GTCTCCCGGTAGCGGAGCTGCCCCGATCCTTGGTGCAGTCGCTCGCCTTCTTGTTGGACCCTTCCTTGAACGGCGTGAAGAACTTCAGCCACGTGGCGCTGGAGCTGGGGGTCGCGCCCCAGCTGCTGGGACGGATCTCAGGATTCGAGCAGCTCGTCACTCACTTCACCTACTCGGGAGACACCGTCACCGTCCCGCTCCTGGCCCAGGCTCTGCAGCGGCTCCAGCGCTTCGATGCTTTGCTCCTGCTCTGCGACCACTTGGCGCTCGGCCAGGCTCAGCACCGCCAGCGCTAG